A genomic stretch from Candidatus Nitrotoga arctica includes:
- the djlA gene encoding co-chaperone DjlA, translating into MFKLIGALLGFYFWGFFGAFIGYLLGSFIDRYQAYGMGGVNPLSQSQRQSVFLETVFISMGKLAKADGHISQDEIDHVEQFIQKLGMSAEHRQQAIALFKQGADANFDIKPNLNKFIAICGNTNDLKQMLLVYLIVMALSDGHIHSDEEIMLKDIARYFGYDEAAFKRMLDMVLNQSHFAGGQTSSATSLDDAYKALGVSKESSDPEIKRAYRKLMSQYHPDKLMGQGVPEDMIAVATEQAKEIQIAYNLITKSRKKTGT; encoded by the coding sequence TTGTTTAAACTAATTGGTGCCTTATTAGGTTTTTATTTCTGGGGGTTTTTCGGGGCCTTTATTGGTTATTTACTAGGAAGCTTTATTGATCGTTATCAAGCTTATGGTATGGGCGGAGTTAACCCGCTTAGCCAATCTCAGCGCCAATCAGTATTTCTTGAAACTGTTTTTATTTCAATGGGTAAACTGGCTAAAGCGGATGGCCATATCTCACAAGATGAAATTGATCATGTCGAACAGTTCATTCAAAAACTAGGAATGTCCGCTGAGCATAGGCAACAGGCCATCGCCCTTTTTAAGCAAGGAGCCGATGCAAATTTTGATATTAAGCCGAACTTAAATAAATTTATTGCCATTTGTGGCAATACGAATGATTTAAAGCAAATGTTGCTGGTCTATCTCATAGTCATGGCTTTATCTGATGGGCATATTCATTCAGATGAAGAAATAATGCTAAAAGACATTGCCCGTTATTTTGGTTATGACGAGGCTGCATTTAAGCGAATGCTGGATATGGTTTTAAACCAGTCGCACTTTGCTGGAGGGCAAACATCTTCCGCCACCAGTTTGGACGATGCCTATAAAGCGCTGGGCGTGAGCAAGGAAAGTAGCGACCCAGAAATCAAACGCGCTTACCGCAAGTTAATGAGCCAATATCACCCTGACAAGTTAATGGGCCAGGGTGTCCCTGAAGACATGATCGCTGTAGCAACTGAACAAGCAAAGGAAATACAGATTGCTTATAATTTAATTACCAAGAGTCGAAAGAAAACGGGGACGTAA
- a CDS encoding dihydrofolate reductase, whose protein sequence is MMNEQREEMGKGRVAIIVAMARNRTIGLNNRLPWHIPADLKRFKSLTMGHHLIMGRKTFDSIGKLLPGRTTVVVTRNHALKIEGCIMAYSLEDAISACAGDDEIFIVGGAELYALAMPLVDTIYLTEIRQDVTGDAHFPEFDKKLWQELAREPCSQETPQALEYHFVTYGRKE, encoded by the coding sequence ATGATGAACGAACAAAGGGAAGAAATGGGGAAGGGCAGGGTGGCAATCATTGTTGCGATGGCCCGTAATCGTACCATTGGGCTTAATAACAGGCTGCCTTGGCATATCCCGGCGGATCTTAAACGTTTTAAATCGCTCACCATGGGACATCATCTTATTATGGGGCGCAAGACTTTCGATTCTATCGGTAAGCTCCTGCCCGGTCGCACTACCGTGGTGGTTACACGCAATCACGCATTAAAGATTGAAGGCTGCATCATGGCGTACTCGCTGGAAGATGCGATAAGTGCTTGTGCGGGGGATGATGAAATTTTTATTGTCGGTGGCGCTGAACTCTACGCATTGGCCATGCCGTTAGTGGACACGATCTACCTCACTGAAATCAGGCAAGACGTAACAGGTGATGCTCATTTTCCGGAATTTGATAAAAAACTATGGCAGGAATTGGCGCGCGAGCCATGCAGTCAGGAAACTCCCCAGGCATTGGAATATCATTTCGTCACTTATGGCAGGAAAGAATAA
- a CDS encoding thymidylate synthase — MRQYLYLLKHVLNHGTRKSDRTGTGTISIFGYQMRFNLEHGFPLVTTKKCHLKSIIHELLWFLQGDTNIHYLKENGVRIWDEWADEDGNLGPVYGKQWRSWTVRDGLTIDQISDVIEQIKCNPDSRRLIVSAWNVGELDQMALAPCHVMFQFYVSDGKLSCQLYQRSADIFLGVPFNIASYALLTMMMAQVCGLKPGDLVHTFGDAHLYLNHLEQAELQLSREPRLLPVMHLNPNVKNIFDFRFEDFSLEGYDPYPAIKATVAV; from the coding sequence ATGCGCCAGTATTTATATTTATTGAAGCACGTGCTGAATCACGGCACAAGGAAGAGCGACCGCACCGGAACCGGCACGATCAGTATCTTTGGTTATCAGATGCGCTTTAATCTGGAACATGGTTTTCCACTGGTCACCACCAAAAAATGTCATTTGAAATCCATCATCCATGAGTTGCTATGGTTTTTGCAGGGCGATACCAATATCCACTATCTCAAGGAAAATGGAGTCAGAATTTGGGATGAATGGGCGGACGAGGATGGCAATCTTGGTCCGGTGTATGGCAAACAGTGGCGCTCGTGGACAGTAAGGGACGGTCTCACCATTGACCAGATTTCAGATGTTATAGAACAGATTAAATGTAATCCTGATTCACGCCGCTTGATTGTTTCCGCCTGGAATGTAGGGGAGCTGGATCAAATGGCGCTGGCGCCTTGTCATGTCATGTTCCAGTTCTATGTGTCGGATGGCAAGCTTTCCTGCCAGCTGTATCAGCGTAGCGCGGATATTTTTCTGGGTGTGCCGTTTAATATCGCATCCTACGCGTTGCTCACCATGATGATGGCGCAAGTATGCGGCTTGAAACCAGGTGATTTGGTTCATACGTTTGGGGATGCACATCTGTACCTCAATCATCTGGAACAGGCTGAGCTGCAACTATCGCGTGAGCCGCGACTACTTCCGGTCATGCACCTTAATCCCAATGTGAAAAATATATTTGACTTCAGGTTTGAGGATTTTAGCCTGGAAGGGTATGACCCGTATCCGGCGATCAAGGCTACCGTGGCGGTATGA
- a CDS encoding M17 family metallopeptidase, producing the protein MLAQLTLSLTPPKNLTNQHLLVLLPKAKTLPQDLPHSDLLKTVLARRSLKVDELTNTPVSANAANGALMAWTMLDFSKDAFAIQTQVRKAMQLLLAEKPKSIAIVVLGDPAQRKLAAELAVYGAWVNSALLPEHKKKDERKPLRKIELYGFADKQAFVSLKAQAEGNFLCRELTVLPPNELTPALYRARVKILAQQHGWKHVEFDLKKLRKLGAGAFVAVAQGSADEDAAIVHLRYTHPKAKQTVGLVGKGICFDTGGHNLKPARYMHGMHEDMNGSAVALGILLAASQCKLEVNIDCWLAIAQNHISPKAYKQNDIVIALNGTTIEIIHTDAEGRMVLADTLTLAARAKPDLIIDFATLTGSMAVALGARYSGVLGNRDELLQRAVSAGKQSGERLCAFPLDDDYEAALDSKVADIKQCTLDGEADHILATRFLKRFVEDTPWLHIDLSASRCPGGLGIVASEVTGFGVAWGLRMLLEGSLSV; encoded by the coding sequence ATGCTAGCACAACTTACTCTCTCCCTGACACCGCCCAAGAACCTGACTAATCAACATCTGCTGGTGCTGCTACCGAAAGCCAAAACGCTACCCCAAGACTTGCCGCATAGCGACTTACTCAAGACAGTGCTGGCACGACGCAGCCTCAAGGTAGATGAACTGACTAACACGCCGGTTTCTGCTAATGCAGCTAATGGCGCGTTGATGGCCTGGACGATGCTGGATTTTTCCAAGGATGCTTTCGCCATCCAGACCCAAGTGCGCAAAGCCATGCAATTGCTTCTGGCAGAAAAGCCCAAAAGCATTGCCATTGTGGTGCTGGGTGATCCTGCGCAACGCAAGCTGGCTGCAGAGCTGGCTGTGTATGGTGCATGGGTGAATAGCGCCCTATTGCCGGAACATAAGAAAAAAGACGAACGTAAACCGCTGCGAAAAATTGAACTATATGGTTTTGCCGACAAGCAAGCATTTGTATCACTCAAGGCGCAGGCCGAAGGCAATTTCCTATGCCGCGAACTGACTGTGCTTCCGCCTAACGAGCTTACTCCAGCTCTATATCGGGCGCGAGTAAAGATACTCGCGCAACAACATGGCTGGAAACATGTTGAGTTTGACCTTAAGAAACTGCGTAAATTGGGCGCGGGTGCTTTCGTGGCTGTGGCACAGGGCAGCGCTGACGAGGATGCCGCCATCGTACATCTGCGCTACACTCATCCGAAAGCCAAGCAAACCGTCGGGCTGGTAGGCAAGGGGATTTGCTTCGATACTGGCGGACACAACCTGAAACCAGCCCGCTATATGCATGGCATGCACGAGGACATGAATGGGTCGGCCGTAGCACTCGGCATCTTGCTTGCCGCGTCACAGTGTAAGTTGGAGGTGAATATCGATTGCTGGCTGGCAATCGCACAAAACCACATCAGCCCCAAAGCGTATAAGCAAAACGATATTGTAATTGCGCTGAATGGCACCACCATCGAAATTATTCACACCGATGCCGAAGGACGCATGGTACTAGCCGATACACTCACGCTGGCGGCACGTGCCAAACCAGATTTGATAATCGACTTCGCTACCCTGACTGGCAGCATGGCCGTGGCCTTAGGCGCGCGCTACAGCGGCGTGCTCGGTAACCGCGATGAACTTCTACAGCGTGCAGTCAGCGCAGGCAAGCAAAGCGGCGAACGCCTGTGCGCCTTCCCGCTGGATGACGACTATGAAGCTGCGCTAGATTCAAAAGTGGCTGACATCAAGCAATGCACGCTGGACGGCGAGGCCGATCACATCCTGGCCACCCGATTCCTAAAGCGCTTTGTCGAGGATACGCCCTGGTTGCATATCGATCTCTCCGCGAGCCGCTGCCCAGGAGGACTAGGCATCGTAGCAAGCGAAGTGACAGGATTTGGCGTGGCATGGGGGCTACGAATGCTGCTAGAAGGTTCGCTCTCAGTCTAG
- a CDS encoding PepSY domain-containing protein: MTLPACRAFWKSWFDRLFWVRIHRYAGLVTALFLAVAGLTGNVLAFTFEIDS, translated from the coding sequence ATGACGTTACCGGCGTGCCGGGCATTCTGGAAAAGCTGGTTTGACCGGCTTTTCTGGGTGCGTATCCATCGTTACGCGGGCTTGGTCACGGCATTGTTTCTTGCTGTGGCGGGATTGACGGGCAATGTTCTCGCTTTCACTTTCGAGATCGATTCCTAG
- a CDS encoding TonB-dependent receptor domain-containing protein, whose protein sequence is MDAKLTKTQNGQFDGKEAAGAPEWVVKLGSEWDLSRMPGLTATARLQYASSQAFNADNTIKVPSWARLDVGARYAIKINGRPVIFRASVENVTDRRYWDTVPSYQIATYAAPRTILLSTTIDF, encoded by the coding sequence ATGGACGCCAAGCTGACCAAAACGCAAAATGGTCAGTTCGACGGGAAGGAAGCCGCAGGCGCGCCCGAATGGGTGGTGAAGCTCGGTAGCGAGTGGGACCTCTCGCGCATGCCGGGCCTGACCGCTACTGCGCGGTTGCAATATGCATCGTCTCAGGCCTTTAATGCAGACAACACGATCAAGGTGCCGTCATGGGCACGGCTCGACGTGGGTGCCCGTTACGCGATCAAAATCAATGGACGGCCGGTTATCTTTCGCGCCAGCGTTGAAAATGTGACCGATCGTCGTTATTGGGACACCGTTCCTTCGTACCAGATCGCAACCTACGCGGCACCACGCACGATTCTGTTGTCGACCACCATCGACTTCTGA
- a CDS encoding TonB-dependent receptor domain-containing protein, producing the protein MTLPQPINLDLNQPLTKLSSTRMNSYALADTLSMLDERILLTLGVRYQEIQVTAYNWATGAFESDYLKSKTTAAVGLVFKVTNAVSLYSNYVEALSQGTVALSTAVNPNEVFAPIVTKQGEAGVKIDWGKLYTSLSAFQISKPSGFLNASNRYLVAGEQRIAGWNFSLPVRLHPVYGYWAA; encoded by the coding sequence GTGACCCTGCCCCAACCGATAAATCTTGACCTCAACCAGCCGCTGACGAAATTGTCGTCAACACGGATGAACAGCTATGCGCTGGCCGACACGCTGTCGATGTTAGATGAGCGCATCTTGTTGACATTAGGTGTGCGTTACCAGGAGATTCAGGTCACCGCCTATAACTGGGCCACTGGCGCATTTGAATCAGATTACCTGAAAAGCAAAACGACGGCTGCTGTCGGATTGGTCTTCAAGGTGACCAATGCAGTGTCGCTGTATTCCAATTATGTAGAGGCGCTTTCGCAAGGTACTGTCGCTCTGTCGACTGCCGTCAACCCGAATGAAGTATTCGCCCCTATTGTCACCAAGCAGGGTGAAGCAGGCGTCAAGATTGATTGGGGGAAACTCTACACCAGCCTTAGCGCGTTTCAGATCAGCAAACCCAGCGGCTTTCTCAATGCATCTAACCGTTACCTCGTGGCGGGAGAACAGCGTATCGCGGGCTGGAATTTCAGCTTGCCGGTGAGGCTGCACCCGGTGTACGGATACTGGGCGGCGTAA
- a CDS encoding TonB-dependent receptor, which translates to MARGARLGMLGNINNLNIPFNVTAYTSELITNQQARSIADVMVNDAAIQISGPWYFDNFYIRGFAINREEIGVDGLYGIASAEGNLLNGIERVEVLKGPNTLVNGGAPKGTAGGAINLVPKRAGDIPLTRFTTSYLSDGNVGGHLDLGRPFGPDNSFGVRINASHRDGNTQVDHEKQRASTFTAGLDYRGQRLRVSGDFGVSRQRIDGAKSNFFVSAAALPLAPSGSNNVWPEWSYQDKKNIFGVVRADYDANDNVTFGMAYGGSRSKRDMISPFGILSNTNGNVDFFGSGLASDTDTRSMEGNMRLRFATGAVKHQMVLAATQFTSDITTISPHWPLRHLPISTNR; encoded by the coding sequence GTGGCGCGCGGCGCGCGACTCGGCATGCTCGGTAACATCAATAATCTGAACATCCCGTTCAACGTCACTGCATATACGTCCGAACTGATTACCAACCAGCAGGCGCGCAGCATCGCTGACGTCATGGTCAACGATGCTGCCATTCAAATCTCTGGCCCGTGGTACTTCGATAATTTCTACATCCGTGGTTTCGCCATCAATCGCGAGGAAATCGGCGTTGACGGCCTGTACGGGATTGCTAGTGCGGAAGGTAACCTACTTAACGGCATCGAACGCGTCGAAGTACTAAAAGGCCCCAACACCCTTGTCAACGGCGGCGCCCCAAAAGGTACGGCGGGCGGGGCAATTAACTTGGTACCTAAGAGAGCGGGTGACATCCCTCTGACGCGATTCACCACGTCTTATCTCAGCGATGGAAATGTTGGTGGTCACCTGGATCTTGGTCGGCCCTTCGGGCCGGATAACTCATTCGGCGTGCGCATCAATGCATCCCACCGCGATGGCAATACGCAGGTCGATCATGAAAAGCAACGCGCCAGTACATTCACCGCCGGGCTTGATTACCGCGGACAGCGCTTGCGCGTCAGCGGTGACTTCGGCGTCAGCAGGCAACGCATTGATGGAGCAAAAAGTAATTTCTTTGTCTCTGCCGCTGCATTGCCGCTCGCACCTTCTGGCAGTAACAACGTCTGGCCGGAATGGTCATATCAGGACAAGAAAAATATCTTTGGCGTCGTGCGTGCAGACTATGACGCGAATGACAATGTTACATTTGGTATGGCCTATGGCGGTTCGCGCTCGAAGCGTGACATGATCTCGCCCTTTGGAATTCTCAGTAACACGAATGGCAACGTCGATTTCTTTGGAAGCGGGCTTGCGTCCGATACGGATACCCGCAGCATGGAAGGCAACATGCGCCTGCGTTTTGCCACGGGTGCAGTGAAGCATCAAATGGTGCTTGCTGCGACCCAATTCACTTCCGATATCACAACTATCAGCCCACACTGGCCGCTTCGCCATCTTCCAATATCTACCAACCGGTGA
- a CDS encoding STN domain-containing protein, whose amino-acid sequence MPDNERRAEHRCINQSKRIEGQPFMLRPVAHAVSMAICSISLYVAFSVPAQAQTAAAQQLQSAGQNYNIPAGPLAPALRSLASSANVLLTFTAEQTADKTTAGLNGKYMTQAAFAALLTGTGLQSVQLENGGYILRAASVVFPASKEDEAMLPVVMVRSSARLPGDCPSLMPAVRWRAARDSACSVTSII is encoded by the coding sequence ATGCCAGACAACGAGCGCCGAGCGGAACATCGCTGTATCAATCAATCTAAACGGATAGAGGGCCAGCCGTTCATGTTAAGGCCCGTTGCACATGCAGTCTCGATGGCGATATGCAGCATTTCCCTCTATGTCGCGTTTTCTGTACCCGCGCAGGCCCAGACCGCTGCTGCTCAGCAACTTCAGAGTGCCGGACAGAATTACAATATACCGGCCGGTCCTTTGGCGCCCGCGCTGCGCAGTCTGGCCAGCTCGGCCAACGTATTGCTGACTTTCACTGCTGAACAGACCGCTGACAAGACCACCGCCGGACTGAATGGAAAGTACATGACACAAGCTGCGTTCGCTGCCTTGCTTACGGGTACCGGACTACAATCGGTGCAATTGGAGAATGGCGGTTATATATTGCGCGCTGCGTCGGTCGTATTTCCTGCCTCGAAAGAAGACGAGGCCATGCTGCCCGTAGTGATGGTGCGGAGCAGTGCGCGTCTGCCCGGTGACTGCCCAAGCCTTATGCCGGCGGTCAGGTGGCGCGCGGCGCGCGACTCGGCATGCTCGGTAACATCAATAATCTGA
- a CDS encoding FecR domain-containing protein, whose product MAGGQLIGDATADQAAEWLTLLMSGEATDEDRRRWQQWRAAHLDHERAWKHIEAVIGRLKVMDPKAAYKALSPYAKPAELKSPGRRKAINLLLWCGVTGTTGVLASRTQTWQQAAADHHTGTGEQRSVTLDDGTRVTLNTGSAINVHFDVHRRLVRLVAGEVMIVTAHAATDGVVDLRPFIVETAEGGIRALGTRFAVRQWAGHTSVAVLESAVEITLVDASGQPQMLRAGERMWFTRSTFDVPVALDEQDSAWARGQIVADNVRLGDFMVELGRYRPGLVRCAPAVANLRFSVVFPLHNTDRILATLPSVLPVQVRFRTRYWVMVEATK is encoded by the coding sequence ATGGCAGGCGGTCAGTTGATCGGCGACGCCACTGCTGATCAGGCGGCCGAATGGCTGACCCTGCTGATGTCTGGCGAAGCGACGGATGAGGATCGGCGGCGCTGGCAGCAATGGCGTGCTGCCCACTTGGATCACGAGCGCGCCTGGAAGCATATTGAGGCCGTCATCGGTCGGCTTAAGGTGATGGATCCGAAGGCGGCCTATAAGGCGCTCTCGCCTTATGCCAAGCCCGCCGAACTGAAGTCGCCTGGGCGCCGTAAGGCCATCAACTTGTTGCTGTGGTGCGGTGTGACCGGCACTACGGGCGTGCTCGCCTCGCGCACGCAGACTTGGCAACAGGCGGCGGCCGACCACCATACCGGTACCGGCGAGCAGCGTAGTGTAACTTTGGATGACGGCACCCGCGTCACGCTTAACACCGGTAGCGCTATCAATGTGCACTTTGATGTGCATCGCAGGTTGGTGCGGCTGGTGGCGGGCGAGGTGATGATAGTCACCGCCCACGCGGCGACGGATGGCGTGGTTGATCTCCGACCATTCATCGTTGAAACCGCCGAAGGCGGCATACGTGCCCTGGGTACCCGTTTCGCCGTGCGCCAGTGGGCCGGCCATACCAGCGTGGCCGTGCTGGAAAGCGCCGTGGAGATTACGCTGGTTGACGCCAGCGGTCAGCCGCAGATGCTTCGGGCAGGCGAGCGTATGTGGTTTACGCGCAGCACATTCGACGTTCCGGTAGCCCTGGACGAACAGGACTCTGCCTGGGCGCGCGGCCAGATCGTGGCCGACAACGTGCGCCTGGGTGATTTCATGGTTGAGCTGGGTCGCTACCGTCCGGGTCTTGTGCGTTGCGCCCCGGCCGTGGCCAACCTGCGCTTCTCCGTGGTGTTCCCGTTGCACAACACCGATCGCATCCTCGCTACGCTGCCGAGCGTGCTACCGGTGCAGGTGCGGTTTCGCACCCGCTACTGGGTAATGGTCGAAGCCACGAAGTAG
- a CDS encoding sigma-70 family RNA polymerase sigma factor, whose product MAVTNIALHQQIDILYADHHGWLQGWLRRKLGDSFVAADLAQDTFVSVITAGAAGNIREPRPFLVTIARRLMAHRYRRQLLETGYLEMLAEMPEELAPSPEAQLLALEALQQLDRVLDGLPSQVKEAFLLAHLEELSYAEIAERLAVSTSSVKQYLMRANRQCFFVLAA is encoded by the coding sequence GTGGCCGTCACCAATATCGCATTACATCAGCAGATCGACATTTTGTACGCTGACCATCATGGTTGGTTGCAGGGCTGGCTGCGCCGCAAGCTGGGTGACTCCTTTGTCGCTGCCGATTTGGCGCAGGATACCTTCGTTAGCGTAATCACGGCGGGAGCAGCCGGTAATATCCGTGAACCGCGCCCTTTCCTGGTTACCATCGCCCGCAGGTTGATGGCGCATCGTTACCGCCGTCAATTGCTCGAAACCGGTTATCTGGAAATGCTGGCCGAGATGCCGGAGGAATTGGCACCCTCGCCTGAGGCTCAATTGCTCGCGTTGGAAGCCCTGCAGCAACTTGATCGCGTTCTGGACGGTCTGCCATCGCAGGTGAAGGAAGCTTTCCTGCTCGCGCATCTGGAAGAGCTGAGTTACGCCGAGATTGCCGAGCGCCTGGCTGTGTCTACCAGCTCCGTCAAGCAGTATCTGATGCGCGCTAACCGGCAGTGTTTTTTTGTACTCGCTGCATAG
- a CDS encoding cold-shock protein, translating into MATGTVKWFNDAKGFGFVTPDDGSEDLFAHFSAINMSGFKSLQEGQKVTFEVTQGPKGKQASNIQAP; encoded by the coding sequence ATGGCAACTGGTACAGTAAAATGGTTTAACGACGCAAAAGGTTTTGGATTTGTCACTCCCGATGATGGAAGCGAAGATTTGTTTGCACACTTTTCAGCAATTAACATGAGCGGCTTCAAGTCTCTTCAAGAGGGCCAAAAGGTTACTTTTGAAGTCACACAAGGCCCTAAAGGTAAGCAAGCATCCAATATTCAGGCTCCTTAA
- a CDS encoding APC family permease, with protein sequence MSFLIKLRERLLGKSLDPLNPSTRHSIVLVSFLAWIGLGADGLSSSCYGPEEAFLALGTHTHLGLYLALATAFTVFIIALAYNQVIDLFPTGGGGYKVATHLIGPHAGLVSGAALIVDYVLTIAISIASGVDALFSLFPAELQSFKLGSEIGLLVLLIVLNLRGMKESIKILLPIFLGFFVTHALLIGYGIIAHAEGLPALIPNTLKETSSLAQETSWIFVSALFLRAYSLGGGTYTGIEAVSNNVNMLAEPRIRTGKLTMLYMALSLAFTAGGIIVLYLLWETKHVDGQTLNAVTFQSIISTLGMPTWANGSTLALVLALEAGLLLVAANTGFLGGPAVMANMAADSWVPRQFLHLSSRLVTQNGILVMGVAALLILIWSQGDVSLLVVLYSINVFLTFSLSLLGLSVHWWRQRLSVRTWKRKLALSMLGLSVTGSILLVTLVEKFGDGGWMTILITGLVIGFCLLIRTHYDETREKLKEVEKLFAQTIKFDPGTPQKLDPALPTAIFLVDENRGVGIHTIMWVLRLFPGHFKNFIFLNAGEVDTQSFDSNATLRTMQYKIENALCYYAGFSRSQDLNASWRMAYGTDPVMVLDNLVQEVMTEYPNSVCFATKLIFVNDNMFVRWLHNQTALTMQRRLHLRGQQMVILPMKVS encoded by the coding sequence ATGTCCTTCCTGATTAAACTGCGCGAACGTCTTCTTGGTAAATCACTCGACCCTCTCAATCCATCTACGCGCCACAGCATTGTTCTGGTGTCGTTCCTTGCTTGGATCGGCTTAGGAGCAGATGGCTTATCTTCTTCTTGCTATGGCCCTGAAGAAGCCTTTCTGGCTCTCGGCACCCACACTCATTTGGGTCTCTATCTCGCACTGGCAACGGCATTCACGGTATTCATTATTGCCCTGGCCTATAATCAAGTTATTGATTTGTTCCCTACGGGAGGGGGTGGCTACAAGGTCGCAACACATTTAATAGGTCCACACGCAGGGCTGGTTTCAGGCGCAGCACTGATCGTGGACTATGTGCTGACCATTGCGATTTCAATTGCCAGCGGCGTGGATGCGTTGTTTAGCCTGTTCCCGGCCGAATTACAAAGTTTCAAACTGGGTAGCGAAATCGGATTACTCGTATTGCTGATCGTACTCAACCTACGCGGTATGAAAGAGTCCATTAAAATTCTGCTGCCGATTTTTCTCGGTTTCTTCGTCACCCATGCGCTGCTTATCGGTTACGGCATTATTGCCCACGCAGAAGGTTTGCCTGCTTTAATCCCAAATACCTTGAAAGAAACCTCCTCACTGGCTCAAGAGACCAGCTGGATATTCGTCTCCGCGTTATTTCTGCGTGCCTATTCGCTCGGTGGCGGCACGTACACTGGCATTGAAGCGGTATCCAACAATGTGAATATGCTGGCCGAGCCACGCATCCGCACCGGAAAGCTGACCATGCTGTACATGGCGCTATCCTTGGCCTTCACCGCGGGGGGCATCATCGTACTGTACTTATTGTGGGAGACTAAGCATGTAGACGGACAAACGCTAAATGCGGTTACCTTCCAGTCCATCATCAGCACGCTCGGTATGCCGACATGGGCTAACGGCAGCACGCTGGCGCTAGTACTTGCTCTGGAAGCGGGATTGCTGCTGGTTGCGGCTAATACCGGCTTTCTCGGTGGCCCGGCAGTTATGGCTAACATGGCGGCTGATTCATGGGTACCGCGCCAGTTTCTTCACCTCTCCTCGCGTTTGGTCACACAGAACGGCATCCTCGTAATGGGCGTGGCGGCGCTACTCATTCTGATTTGGAGCCAAGGCGATGTATCGCTGCTGGTGGTGCTATACAGTATTAACGTGTTCCTCACCTTCAGCTTGTCGCTGCTTGGTTTGTCCGTACACTGGTGGCGCCAACGGCTCAGCGTACGTACCTGGAAAAGAAAACTCGCGCTTTCCATGCTGGGGCTTTCTGTCACCGGCAGCATCCTGTTGGTCACTCTGGTAGAAAAATTCGGTGATGGCGGCTGGATGACAATACTGATCACCGGACTAGTCATCGGGTTCTGCCTGCTTATTCGCACGCATTATGACGAAACACGAGAAAAGTTGAAGGAGGTGGAAAAACTTTTTGCCCAAACAATTAAATTTGATCCAGGCACGCCTCAAAAACTTGATCCGGCATTACCCACTGCGATCTTCTTGGTTGACGAAAATCGCGGCGTGGGTATTCACACTATCATGTGGGTGTTGCGGCTGTTCCCCGGTCATTTCAAGAACTTCATTTTCCTGAACGCTGGTGAAGTTGATACCCAAAGCTTCGATAGCAACGCCACCCTCCGTACCATGCAGTATAAAATAGAAAATGCGCTATGCTATTACGCTGGATTTTCCCGCAGCCAGGACCTCAACGCGAGCTGGCGCATGGCTTATGGCACCGATCCGGTGATGGTCTTGGATAATTTAGTTCAAGAAGTCATGACCGAGTATCCGAACAGTGTTTGCTTTGCCACCAAACTAATTTTCGTGAACGACAACATGTTTGTGCGCTGGCTGCATAACCAGACCGCCCTGACCATGCAGCGCCGCTTGCACTTGCGCGGACAACAGATGGTCATTTTGCCGATGAAGGTAAGTTAA
- a CDS encoding FKBP-type peptidyl-prolyl cis-trans isomerase has protein sequence MKIAKNTVVSLRYELFDANGSLLEKTEDPISYLHGGYDGIFPTVEEALQGKDVGAELKITMEPDDAFGEYEHDLVHVEPRNLFPDEITIGMQFEGGVEDGDDDDYSLYTVVDVTDTEVTVDGNHPLAGKTLNFVGIVTNVRAATAEELEHGHTHDEGGHHH, from the coding sequence ATGAAAATTGCAAAAAACACTGTTGTATCGTTGCGCTATGAGTTATTTGATGCAAACGGCAGTCTGCTGGAAAAAACAGAAGATCCTATCAGCTATCTGCATGGTGGTTATGACGGAATATTTCCGACTGTGGAAGAAGCGTTACAAGGTAAGGATGTAGGTGCTGAACTTAAAATTACGATGGAACCGGACGATGCTTTTGGAGAATATGAGCACGACCTGGTGCACGTTGAGCCGCGCAATTTGTTCCCGGATGAAATTACCATTGGCATGCAGTTCGAGGGAGGAGTGGAAGATGGCGACGATGACGATTACTCGCTCTATACTGTTGTAGATGTAACCGATACCGAAGTGACCGTAGATGGTAACCATCCGCTTGCTGGCAAAACGCTAAACTTTGTAGGTATTGTTACCAATGTACGTGCTGCTACTGCCGAAGAGCTGGAACATGGTCATACGCATGACGAAGGTGGACATCACCATTAA